The following coding sequences are from one Rhipicephalus microplus isolate Deutch F79 chromosome 3, USDA_Rmic, whole genome shotgun sequence window:
- the LOC142803792 gene encoding uncharacterized protein LOC142803792 isoform X2, which yields MSRPANIVDRCWGIPVVATFSAFFVFLAPSCAGLLYVLFMEKFGVSHEMAAWPQSTYMVMSNTIGLVLSVLQQRVPLYHLTMFGVALTCTGLIAAAFSLDIKWMAVLYGGIYENYGPQGALLLLGAMALQAVPLVMLLGDPQPLSMPAWCTRASANTTTRTVTQNDIQYLTGSAELTPKRPLLLGKVNRRYNTNEETDTHSVAKKKPIKKIKKNQSSPSMPVNVVTKLDVTNLCRANSALDNNQKKKLLSAKQMKVDSPSLLGHYGALLRNPLFYVLLIAFMTIDYMMTMVDTTIVEYGIDKGVATLKDANQLQTFTATGQLIGRIVVPFISDKIANSRCPFTAASLALAAACLLLISRVNHFGLLSALTALLGVCEGYLLCIKGVLIGDYLGVQTLAAVLGLLGVASIPALLSAPSFIGFFRDKLGSYDKFYWLLAAVSLMAACLMSCIAAMDQMHRKRWNIDYPNKKTAEKIVGTAYGTDIPSLKEHSPPPSQAP from the exons ATGTCTCGTCCAGCCAACATAGTGGACCGGTGCTGGGGTATTCCCGTGGTGGCGACCTTCTCGGCATTCTTCGTCTTCCTGGCGCCATCTTGCGCGGGCTTGCTCTATGTGCTCTTCATGGAAAAGTTTGGCGTCAGCCACGAAATGGCCGCCTGGCCCCAGTCGACGTACATGGTGATGTCGAACACAATAG GCTTGGTGCTAAGCGTGCTCCAACAGAGGGTGCCACTGTACCACCTCACCATGTTCGGAGTCGCACTTACCTGCACAGGCTTGATTGCGGCAGCCTTCTCGCTGGACATCAAATGGATGGCAGTACTTTATGGGGGCATATACG AAAACTACGGACCCCAAGGAGCTCTCCTTCTTCTCGGAGCAATGGCCTTACAAGCGGTGCCATTAGTGATGCTTCTGGGAGACCCGCAACCCTTGAGCATGCCGGCCTGGTGCACTAGGGCATCAGCAAATACCACTACAAGAACTGTGACACAAAATGACATACAATACTTGACCGGTAGTGCTGAACTAACCCCCAAACGACCACTTCTTCTGGGTAAGGTGAACAGACGCTACAATACGAACGAAGAAACAGATACCCATTCAGTGGCAAAAAAGAAGCCcataaaaaagataaagaaaaaccaGAGTAGCCCTAGCATGCCGGTGAACGTCGTTACGAAGTTAGACGTGACTAATCTTTGCAGAGCTAACAGTGCGCTAGACAACAATCAAAAGAAAAAGCTTTTAAGCGCCAAGCAGATGAAAGTGGATTCACCAAGTCTGTTGGGACACTACGGGGCCCTCCTAAGAAACCCATTGTTTTACGTTCTTCTGATAGCCTTCATGACGATCGACTACATGATGACGATGGTCGACACCACCATAGTGGAGTATGGGATCGACAAAGGAGTGGCGACACTCAAGGATGCCAATCAGCTGCAGACGTTCACGGCTACGGGACAGCTGATCGGTCGCATCGTGGTGCCCTTCATTTCCGACAAGATCGCAAACAGCCGCTGTCCGTTCACAGCCGCGAGCCTCGCTCTTGCCGCGGCTTGCCTGCTGCTCATATCCCGCGTGAATCACTTTGGGCTGCTGTCAGCCTTAACCGCGCTTCTCGGTGTCTGCGAGGGGTACCTGTTGTGCATTAAGGGCGTGCTCATTGGCGACTACTTGGGTGTTCAGACCCTCGCCGCTGTTCTTGGACTCCTTGGAGTGGCCAGTATCCCAGCCCTACTAAGTGCACCATCCTTTATAG GATTTTTCAGAGATAAACTGGGTTCATACGACAAGTTTTACTGGTTGCTAGCCGCCGTGAGTCTCATGGCTGCCTGCCTTATGAGCTGCATTGCGGCAATGGACCAAATGCATCGGAAGAGGTGGAACATCGACTACCCAAACAAGAAAACGGCTGAAAAAATAGT
- the LOC142803792 gene encoding monocarboxylate transporter 5-like isoform X1, whose product MSRPANIVDRCWGIPVVATFSAFFVFLAPSCAGLLYVLFMEKFGVSHEMAAWPQSTYMVMSNTIGLVLSVLQQRVPLYHLTMFGVALTCTGLIAAAFSLDIKWMAVLYGGIYGAGAGISMISLSLYLLVYFDKYRATATAFKYAGWAASGIIGPTFLGYIAENYGPQGALLLLGAMALQAVPLVMLLGDPQPLSMPAWCTRASANTTTRTVTQNDIQYLTGSAELTPKRPLLLGKVNRRYNTNEETDTHSVAKKKPIKKIKKNQSSPSMPVNVVTKLDVTNLCRANSALDNNQKKKLLSAKQMKVDSPSLLGHYGALLRNPLFYVLLIAFMTIDYMMTMVDTTIVEYGIDKGVATLKDANQLQTFTATGQLIGRIVVPFISDKIANSRCPFTAASLALAAACLLLISRVNHFGLLSALTALLGVCEGYLLCIKGVLIGDYLGVQTLAAVLGLLGVASIPALLSAPSFIGFFRDKLGSYDKFYWLLAAVSLMAACLMSCIAAMDQMHRKRWNIDYPNKKTAEKIVGTAYGTDIPSLKEHSPPPSQAP is encoded by the exons ATGTCTCGTCCAGCCAACATAGTGGACCGGTGCTGGGGTATTCCCGTGGTGGCGACCTTCTCGGCATTCTTCGTCTTCCTGGCGCCATCTTGCGCGGGCTTGCTCTATGTGCTCTTCATGGAAAAGTTTGGCGTCAGCCACGAAATGGCCGCCTGGCCCCAGTCGACGTACATGGTGATGTCGAACACAATAG GCTTGGTGCTAAGCGTGCTCCAACAGAGGGTGCCACTGTACCACCTCACCATGTTCGGAGTCGCACTTACCTGCACAGGCTTGATTGCGGCAGCCTTCTCGCTGGACATCAAATGGATGGCAGTACTTTATGGGGGCATATACG GAGCTGGGGCCGGAATCTCCATGATAAGCCTGTCACTCTACCTTCTAGTGTACTTCGACAAGTACCGTGCCACAGCCACCGCTTTTAAGTACGCCGGCTGGGCAGCGTCTGGCATCATAGGACCCACATTTCTTGGCTACATTGCAGAAAACTACGGACCCCAAGGAGCTCTCCTTCTTCTCGGAGCAATGGCCTTACAAGCGGTGCCATTAGTGATGCTTCTGGGAGACCCGCAACCCTTGAGCATGCCGGCCTGGTGCACTAGGGCATCAGCAAATACCACTACAAGAACTGTGACACAAAATGACATACAATACTTGACCGGTAGTGCTGAACTAACCCCCAAACGACCACTTCTTCTGGGTAAGGTGAACAGACGCTACAATACGAACGAAGAAACAGATACCCATTCAGTGGCAAAAAAGAAGCCcataaaaaagataaagaaaaaccaGAGTAGCCCTAGCATGCCGGTGAACGTCGTTACGAAGTTAGACGTGACTAATCTTTGCAGAGCTAACAGTGCGCTAGACAACAATCAAAAGAAAAAGCTTTTAAGCGCCAAGCAGATGAAAGTGGATTCACCAAGTCTGTTGGGACACTACGGGGCCCTCCTAAGAAACCCATTGTTTTACGTTCTTCTGATAGCCTTCATGACGATCGACTACATGATGACGATGGTCGACACCACCATAGTGGAGTATGGGATCGACAAAGGAGTGGCGACACTCAAGGATGCCAATCAGCTGCAGACGTTCACGGCTACGGGACAGCTGATCGGTCGCATCGTGGTGCCCTTCATTTCCGACAAGATCGCAAACAGCCGCTGTCCGTTCACAGCCGCGAGCCTCGCTCTTGCCGCGGCTTGCCTGCTGCTCATATCCCGCGTGAATCACTTTGGGCTGCTGTCAGCCTTAACCGCGCTTCTCGGTGTCTGCGAGGGGTACCTGTTGTGCATTAAGGGCGTGCTCATTGGCGACTACTTGGGTGTTCAGACCCTCGCCGCTGTTCTTGGACTCCTTGGAGTGGCCAGTATCCCAGCCCTACTAAGTGCACCATCCTTTATAG GATTTTTCAGAGATAAACTGGGTTCATACGACAAGTTTTACTGGTTGCTAGCCGCCGTGAGTCTCATGGCTGCCTGCCTTATGAGCTGCATTGCGGCAATGGACCAAATGCATCGGAAGAGGTGGAACATCGACTACCCAAACAAGAAAACGGCTGAAAAAATAGT